Proteins encoded in a region of the Elizabethkingia bruuniana genome:
- the gap gene encoding type I glyceraldehyde-3-phosphate dehydrogenase produces the protein MSKIKVGINGFGRIGRLVFKAMTERDNIEVVGINDLIDAEYMAYMLKYDSVHGQFKGEISVEGNDLVVNGNRIRVTAEKDPNNLKWNEVGAEYIVESTGLFLTKESAQAHINAGAKKVILSAPPKDDTPMFVMGVNHNELTDDIKILSNASCTTNCLAPLAKVIHDNFGIAEGLMTTVHAATATQKTVDGPSMKDWRGGRSALNNIIPSSTGAAKAVGKVIPSLNGKLTGMSFRVPTADVSVVDLTVRLDKATTYDEICATIKAAAEGELKGILGYTEDAVVSQDFVGEKRTSVFDKDAGIMLSPTFVKLVSWYDNETGYSNKLTDMLIHSASL, from the coding sequence ATGTCAAAAATCAAAGTAGGTATCAACGGATTTGGTAGAATCGGACGTCTTGTGTTCAAAGCAATGACTGAAAGAGACAATATTGAGGTAGTTGGTATCAACGACCTTATCGATGCAGAGTACATGGCTTACATGTTAAAGTACGACTCTGTACACGGGCAATTTAAAGGAGAGATTTCTGTAGAAGGCAACGACCTTGTTGTAAACGGAAACAGAATTCGTGTAACTGCTGAAAAAGATCCTAACAACCTTAAGTGGAATGAAGTTGGGGCTGAATATATCGTAGAATCTACTGGTTTATTCTTAACTAAAGAAAGTGCACAAGCTCACATTAACGCTGGTGCTAAAAAAGTAATTCTTTCTGCACCTCCAAAAGATGATACTCCAATGTTCGTAATGGGTGTTAACCACAACGAACTAACCGATGATATCAAAATCTTATCAAACGCATCTTGTACAACTAACTGTTTAGCTCCTTTAGCTAAAGTTATCCACGATAACTTTGGTATCGCTGAAGGTCTAATGACTACGGTACATGCGGCTACTGCTACTCAGAAAACTGTTGATGGTCCTTCAATGAAAGACTGGAGAGGTGGACGTTCTGCACTGAACAACATTATCCCTTCTTCTACTGGTGCTGCTAAGGCCGTAGGTAAAGTTATTCCTTCTCTTAACGGAAAACTTACAGGTATGTCTTTCAGAGTACCAACTGCTGACGTTTCTGTAGTAGATTTAACTGTAAGATTAGATAAAGCTACAACTTACGACGAAATCTGTGCTACTATTAAAGCTGCTGCTGAAGGTGAATTAAAAGGAATCCTTGGTTATACTGAAGATGCTGTTGTATCTCAGGATTTCGTAGGAGAAAAGAGAACTTCAGTATTCGATAAAGATGCTGGTATCATGTTATCTCCAACATTCGTAAAATTAGTTTCTTGGTATGACAATGAAACTGGTTACTCTAACAAGTTAACAGATATGTTAATCCACTCTGCTTCTTTATAA
- a CDS encoding TonB-dependent receptor, translated as MKKFYVSVLALCSQYVFSQGFVKDSLKENSIDAVVMTGLSKKTFVKDNPLPIKRITAKMMEKTNETNIIDALVQNTPGLVAVKTGPNVSKPFIRGLGYNRVLTLYDGHRQEGQQWGDEHGIEIDSYNIAQAEVIKGPSSLMYGSDAIAGIISFFPYIPVTPNTESLKATSEYQTNNGMVGAGFRWAANKNNWIIATSTSLRFAKNYRNSVDGRVYNTGFNEKNFSFLLGYQKGNNYSHFNITYYDNEQGIPDGSRNPETRKFTKQIHEAEEDVMENRPIVSDKELNSYSLSPLHQNIRHLRIYTNNHYETSIGDFYANVGYQQNNRIEYNHPTQTSQAGMFVRLNTLNYSFRFIPNNTGNFEFSFGANGMLQNNKNKDATDFPIPNYNLTDTGIFAFAKWSKNRWNISGGVRYDHRNLRWNDFYVAADPATGFDRQVSANTPDANHQFSAYQKKFNGVSASLGASYKLASQLYIKANIGRAYRAPNITEMASNGLDPGAHIIYLGNKNFDPEFSFQQDLSLIASYRDFSGEINAFNNNMDNFIYLTMLLDKDGKPQTDAQGNRTYQYQQAKARLYGLEAYFALHPQALKGWTLSNSIALVYGFNKNPEFKDKGTNGEYLPLIAPLKWLGKLEKNFTLRKNNWKNITPMVEAEYNAAQNRYLGLNQTESYTPSYFLMNIGISSEWKVGNKSSLMCNLQVNNVFDRAYQSHLSRLKYFEPQETINTGHRGIYNMGRNFALKLVFSY; from the coding sequence ATGAAGAAGTTTTATGTTTCAGTTTTGGCATTATGCAGCCAATATGTGTTTTCGCAAGGCTTTGTAAAAGACAGTCTCAAAGAAAATAGTATAGATGCCGTTGTAATGACAGGACTTTCTAAAAAAACATTTGTAAAAGATAATCCATTACCTATCAAAAGAATTACAGCTAAAATGATGGAGAAAACAAATGAGACGAATATTATAGATGCATTGGTACAAAATACTCCCGGACTGGTAGCCGTAAAAACCGGACCGAATGTATCAAAACCTTTTATAAGAGGTTTAGGCTATAACAGAGTACTTACTCTATATGATGGACACAGACAAGAAGGACAGCAATGGGGAGATGAGCACGGAATAGAAATAGACTCATATAATATTGCTCAGGCTGAGGTTATCAAAGGACCATCCAGTCTAATGTACGGATCCGATGCTATAGCCGGAATCATTAGTTTCTTCCCCTACATTCCCGTTACACCTAATACAGAGTCACTGAAAGCTACATCAGAATATCAGACCAACAATGGAATGGTGGGCGCAGGTTTCCGTTGGGCAGCTAACAAAAACAACTGGATTATTGCCACTTCAACTTCATTAAGATTTGCAAAAAACTACAGAAACAGTGTAGACGGAAGAGTTTACAATACCGGGTTTAATGAAAAAAATTTCTCTTTCTTATTAGGTTATCAGAAAGGGAATAATTATTCTCATTTCAATATTACTTATTACGATAATGAACAAGGAATACCTGATGGCAGCAGAAATCCTGAAACCCGAAAGTTTACAAAACAAATCCATGAGGCAGAGGAAGATGTAATGGAAAACAGACCAATTGTAAGCGACAAAGAACTGAACTCTTACAGCTTGTCTCCGCTACATCAGAATATCCGGCATCTGAGAATCTACACAAATAACCATTATGAGACCTCAATTGGGGATTTTTATGCCAATGTCGGTTATCAGCAAAATAACAGAATAGAATATAATCACCCGACTCAGACTTCACAAGCCGGAATGTTTGTAAGACTGAATACTTTAAATTACAGTTTCAGGTTTATACCAAACAATACCGGAAACTTTGAATTTAGCTTTGGTGCTAACGGAATGCTACAAAATAATAAAAATAAAGATGCAACAGATTTCCCTATTCCCAATTACAATCTTACAGACACAGGTATTTTTGCTTTTGCTAAATGGTCCAAAAACCGTTGGAACATAAGCGGAGGTGTCCGTTATGATCATAGAAACCTTCGTTGGAACGATTTTTATGTTGCAGCTGATCCTGCTACAGGTTTTGACAGACAAGTTTCTGCAAATACTCCGGATGCAAATCATCAGTTTAGTGCTTACCAGAAAAAATTCAATGGTGTATCCGCTAGTTTGGGGGCAAGTTACAAACTGGCTTCACAGTTGTATATAAAAGCCAATATTGGAAGAGCATACCGTGCACCAAATATTACAGAAATGGCTTCAAATGGTCTGGATCCGGGTGCTCACATTATTTATTTAGGAAATAAAAACTTCGATCCCGAATTTTCATTCCAGCAGGATTTAAGCCTTATTGCCAGTTATCGTGATTTCTCCGGAGAAATTAATGCGTTCAATAACAATATGGATAATTTTATTTATCTAACCATGCTATTGGACAAAGATGGGAAACCTCAAACCGATGCACAAGGAAACCGTACTTACCAATACCAACAGGCAAAAGCCCGACTATATGGATTAGAAGCATACTTTGCCCTGCATCCGCAAGCTTTAAAAGGATGGACACTAAGCAATAGTATCGCATTGGTATATGGTTTTAATAAAAACCCGGAATTCAAAGACAAAGGTACAAATGGAGAGTATCTTCCCTTAATAGCGCCTTTAAAATGGCTGGGTAAATTGGAGAAGAACTTTACACTCCGAAAAAATAACTGGAAGAATATTACTCCAATGGTAGAAGCAGAATATAATGCTGCACAGAACAGATATCTTGGACTCAATCAGACTGAATCTTATACCCCTTCATATTTTCTGATGAACATCGGAATCTCATCAGAATGGAAAGTAGGAAACAAAAGCAGTCTGATGTGCAATTTACAGGTAAACAATGTTTTTGACAGAGCCTATCAGTCACATCTTAGCAGACTAAAATATTTCGAACCACAGGAAACCATAAATACAGGACACAGAGGCATTTATAATATGGGAAGGAACTTTGCTTTGAAGTTAGTTTTCAGTTATTAG
- a CDS encoding 6-pyruvoyl trahydropterin synthase family protein: protein MIRITKIFTFETAHVLYNYDGKCKNMHGHSYKLFVTVKGKPVNDLDNPKNGMVVDFGDIKKIVNEEIINIWDHAVLINANSPHKELGNELEGRGHKVIYCSFQPTCENMLYEVAAKIQAKLPSEISLAYLKLHETENSYGEWFAEDQTEN from the coding sequence ATGATTCGTATTACTAAGATTTTCACATTTGAAACTGCTCATGTACTTTACAATTATGATGGTAAATGTAAAAACATGCATGGACATTCCTACAAGTTATTTGTTACCGTAAAAGGGAAACCTGTTAACGATTTAGACAATCCTAAAAATGGTATGGTTGTAGATTTCGGCGATATCAAAAAGATTGTAAACGAAGAAATTATAAACATATGGGATCATGCGGTACTAATCAATGCAAATTCTCCACACAAGGAGCTGGGGAACGAGCTTGAAGGAAGAGGACATAAAGTTATTTATTGCAGTTTTCAGCCAACATGTGAAAATATGTTATATGAAGTTGCAGCAAAAATACAAGCAAAGCTTCCTTCCGAAATTTCTCTTGCTTATCTTAAGCTCCATGAAACCGAAAACTCCTATGGAGAATGGTTTGCTGAGGATCAAACTGAAAATTGA
- a CDS encoding UDP-2,3-diacylglucosamine diphosphatase has protein sequence MKIDLQEGKKIYFASDQHFGAPTPKESKVREAKFIRWLDEIKKDAQVLFLMGDLFDFWHEWQHVIPKGYVRLLGKLAELKDSGVELYFFVGNHDLWMKSYFEDELEVPVYFTKKYYEIAGKNFLLAHGDGLGPGDKGYKRMKKLFTNPVAQWFFKWLHPDISMRIALYLSQKNKMISGEEDKEFLGEDKEFLIIYAKEKLKTEKIDYFIFGHRHLPMVLDLNAGQSKYINLGDWIGYFTYGVFDGDHFELKTYEG, from the coding sequence ATGAAAATTGATTTACAAGAAGGTAAAAAAATATATTTCGCTTCCGACCAGCATTTTGGAGCTCCTACTCCTAAAGAAAGCAAAGTCCGTGAAGCAAAATTCATCCGTTGGCTGGATGAGATAAAAAAGGATGCACAGGTGCTTTTTCTGATGGGTGACCTTTTCGATTTCTGGCACGAATGGCAACATGTAATTCCTAAAGGCTATGTAAGACTTTTAGGAAAACTTGCCGAACTAAAAGACAGCGGAGTCGAGCTTTACTTTTTTGTAGGCAACCACGATTTGTGGATGAAATCTTATTTTGAAGACGAACTGGAAGTTCCGGTTTATTTCACTAAGAAATACTACGAAATTGCCGGCAAGAACTTTCTTTTAGCCCATGGCGATGGATTAGGCCCCGGAGACAAAGGCTATAAAAGAATGAAAAAACTTTTCACCAATCCTGTAGCACAATGGTTTTTCAAATGGCTGCACCCTGATATCTCCATGAGAATAGCATTATATCTTTCTCAGAAAAATAAGATGATCAGCGGTGAAGAAGACAAAGAATTCCTGGGTGAGGACAAAGAGTTTCTGATTATCTACGCCAAGGAGAAATTAAAAACTGAAAAGATCGATTATTTCATTTTTGGCCACCGCCACTTGCCAATGGTATTGGATCTGAATGCCGGGCAATCAAAATACATTAACCTTGGTGACTGGATTGGCTATTTCACTTATGGTGTTTTCGATGGAGATCATTTTGAATTAAAAACTTACGAAGGATAA
- a CDS encoding Crp/Fnr family transcriptional regulator translates to MENHPLIEVINKTTPFEEEDIRLFLSVFEEKKFKKNTLLLEAGKTAHEAFFVTKGALRQYYINEEGHERVCYFAFENEFLTDLESFSRQIPATSFIITQEETTCLVTSCVNLANAMRASENIATFFKVIVENVATESMRRTKSLLSFSPEKQFLELIQEKPQILQRIPQRYIAQYLGIAPESLSRIRKRLIQS, encoded by the coding sequence ATGGAAAATCATCCCCTCATAGAAGTTATCAACAAAACAACACCTTTTGAGGAGGAAGATATCAGATTGTTTTTATCTGTTTTTGAAGAGAAAAAATTTAAAAAGAATACGCTTCTGCTGGAAGCCGGAAAAACAGCTCATGAAGCCTTTTTTGTTACTAAAGGAGCTTTACGCCAATACTACATCAATGAAGAAGGGCATGAAAGAGTCTGTTATTTCGCTTTTGAAAATGAATTTCTGACTGATTTGGAAAGTTTTTCCAGACAGATTCCGGCCACATCCTTTATTATTACCCAAGAAGAAACTACCTGCCTTGTTACTAGTTGCGTCAATCTTGCAAATGCAATGAGAGCATCAGAGAATATTGCAACTTTCTTTAAAGTTATTGTTGAAAATGTAGCTACAGAAAGTATGCGCAGAACAAAATCACTACTCTCCTTTTCTCCGGAAAAACAATTCCTGGAACTGATACAGGAGAAACCACAAATCCTGCAGAGAATTCCACAGCGATATATTGCACAATATCTGGGAATAGCCCCGGAAAGCCTGAGCAGAATCAGGAAAAGACTGATACAATCCTAA
- a CDS encoding NAD-dependent epimerase/dehydratase family protein produces the protein MQTILGAGGDIGTPLAKELRRYTDKVRLVARNPKKVNQDDELFAANLLDEKNVIQALENTDVAYLTVGLPYDYKIWEKQWPVIIQNVIKACLTHGTKLVFLDNVYAYSEKEIGNMHEDSHINPPSKKGKIREQLIKKLHEAEKNNGLKLIIAKSADFYGPDAKNGILNLLVIDNFKKGKKAQWQSDTTKIHSFTYTIDAAKGLALLGNTASAYGQNWHLPTSTERLNGKQFIELVATELNTKPRYMLLSSFMLRLAGLFSKTIKELIEMQYQNDRDYFFNSEKFVKEFNFTPTTYKQGIKEILKSS, from the coding sequence ATGCAGACAATACTTGGTGCCGGCGGAGATATAGGAACTCCATTAGCAAAAGAACTTAGAAGATATACTGACAAAGTCAGACTTGTTGCCCGAAATCCCAAAAAAGTAAATCAGGATGATGAATTATTTGCCGCCAATTTACTTGATGAAAAAAATGTTATTCAGGCTCTGGAAAATACAGATGTAGCATATCTTACCGTGGGTCTTCCTTATGATTATAAAATTTGGGAGAAACAATGGCCTGTTATTATACAAAATGTAATAAAAGCATGTCTTACCCATGGTACAAAACTCGTTTTTCTGGACAATGTATATGCATACTCTGAAAAAGAGATCGGAAATATGCACGAAGACAGCCACATTAATCCTCCTTCTAAAAAAGGAAAAATAAGGGAACAGCTCATAAAAAAGCTCCATGAAGCAGAAAAAAATAACGGATTAAAATTAATTATTGCTAAAAGTGCTGACTTCTATGGACCAGATGCAAAAAATGGTATTTTGAATCTTTTAGTTATAGATAACTTTAAAAAAGGTAAAAAAGCACAATGGCAATCTGACACTACCAAAATTCATTCTTTCACCTATACAATTGATGCAGCCAAAGGCCTTGCGTTATTAGGTAATACAGCCTCCGCATACGGGCAAAACTGGCATCTCCCAACTTCTACAGAAAGGTTAAACGGCAAACAATTTATAGAACTTGTAGCTACAGAACTAAATACAAAGCCCAGATATATGCTGTTATCCTCTTTTATGCTAAGACTGGCAGGCTTATTTTCTAAAACAATAAAAGAGCTTATAGAGATGCAATACCAGAATGACAGAGACTATTTCTTTAACAGTGAAAAATTCGTTAAGGAATTCAACTTTACACCAACAACCTACAAACAAGGAATAAAGGAAATTCTAAAAAGCTCATAG
- a CDS encoding acyltransferase: MELDIFNIKTEEDFTQACLETFRYQYQNIEVYRKFTDYLNIKPEEITQVEDIPFLPIEMFKNHTVVDRNKKPQFYFQSSGTTQMNLSKHWICDAGLYEESLYKSFEQFIGKPENFVFLGLLPNYLERQNSSLVYMVDYLMKVSNQPENGYFLYNHEDLLKQIQHLEKEQKKYIVFGVSFALLDFLDTLQQLSITNFKIPNGIVIETGGMKGRKEEITKDQLLQELQTGFGTEKIYSEYSMTELLSQAYSKGNNEYETPSWMRILIRNTEDPFSYVDEGRTGAINIIDLANKHSCAFIATQDLGRFDIDSVGKRKFQVLGRIDHSDIRGCSLLVS, encoded by the coding sequence ATGGAGTTAGACATTTTTAATATAAAAACAGAAGAGGATTTCACACAGGCTTGTCTGGAAACATTTCGTTATCAGTATCAAAATATTGAAGTTTACAGAAAATTTACAGATTATCTGAATATCAAACCCGAGGAAATTACTCAGGTAGAAGACATTCCTTTTCTACCAATAGAAATGTTTAAAAATCATACAGTAGTCGACCGAAACAAAAAACCTCAATTTTATTTTCAAAGCAGCGGCACTACACAAATGAACCTTTCTAAACATTGGATTTGTGACGCCGGGTTATACGAAGAAAGTCTTTATAAAAGTTTTGAACAATTCATTGGTAAGCCTGAAAACTTTGTTTTCCTGGGACTTCTGCCTAACTATCTGGAAAGACAAAACTCTTCTTTGGTCTATATGGTTGATTACCTGATGAAAGTTTCTAATCAGCCTGAGAATGGTTACTTCTTATATAATCATGAAGACCTTTTAAAACAGATTCAGCATCTGGAAAAGGAACAGAAAAAGTACATTGTATTTGGAGTTTCTTTCGCTTTATTAGACTTCTTAGACACGCTGCAACAACTTAGTATAACCAACTTTAAAATTCCTAATGGTATTGTTATAGAAACCGGAGGAATGAAGGGAAGAAAAGAAGAGATCACAAAAGATCAGCTTCTTCAGGAGTTGCAAACAGGTTTTGGTACTGAAAAAATTTACTCTGAATATAGCATGACTGAATTATTATCACAAGCTTATTCAAAAGGGAATAATGAATACGAAACACCGAGCTGGATGCGGATTCTTATTCGTAATACAGAAGATCCGTTTTCGTATGTAGATGAAGGGCGCACCGGAGCCATTAATATTATTGATTTAGCTAATAAGCATAGCTGTGCATTTATTGCCACACAAGATCTAGGTCGTTTTGATATCGACTCTGTTGGTAAAAGAAAATTTCAGGTTCTGGGAAGAATTGACCATTCAGATATCAGAGGTTGCAGCCTTTTGGTAAGCTAA
- a CDS encoding GNAT family N-acetyltransferase, which translates to MLTIDSLGFSELETERLKLRRVDLNDVNELFAMRSDPQIMKYIPRPLATTHEEILDFIKAIDEKINANEIFNWAITLKGHSQLIGTIGYYHIKPEHYRAEIGYMLLPDFQGKGYVTEAINMIINYGFTKIGLHSIEALIDPENLASAKVLEKCNFIKEGHFKENEFYNGQFIDTIIYSKLNKI; encoded by the coding sequence ATGCTTACTATAGATTCATTAGGATTCTCTGAATTAGAAACAGAAAGGCTAAAACTACGACGTGTTGATTTAAATGATGTAAATGAATTATTTGCGATGCGTTCCGACCCTCAAATAATGAAATACATCCCTAGACCGTTAGCTACAACACATGAAGAAATATTGGATTTTATCAAAGCAATTGATGAAAAAATAAATGCTAATGAGATCTTTAACTGGGCAATTACACTGAAAGGTCATTCCCAATTGATTGGAACAATAGGTTATTACCATATTAAACCTGAACATTACCGAGCAGAAATCGGATATATGTTACTTCCGGATTTTCAAGGAAAAGGATATGTTACTGAAGCAATTAATATGATCATTAATTACGGTTTTACAAAAATAGGTCTGCACTCTATTGAGGCATTAATTGATCCTGAAAACTTAGCATCAGCCAAAGTTTTAGAGAAATGTAATTTTATTAAAGAAGGTCATTTTAAGGAAAATGAATTTTATAATGGTCAATTTATAGATACAATAATCTATTCAAAACTAAATAAAATATAA
- the aqpZ gene encoding aquaporin Z, translated as MKKLFAEFFGTFWLVFGGCGSAVFAAGVPDIGIGLLGVALAFGLTVVTMAYAVGHISGGHFNPAVSFGLLAGGRFSAKDLVPYIIAQVLGAAAAAGCLYIILNGAGAFSAEGPGAFATNFYDMPGYNGRSYSMGAAFLAEFLLTAFFLIIIMGATDKWANGKFAGLAIGLGLTLIHLISIPITNTSVNPARSTSQALFVGGVALQQLWLFWVAPILGGIAGGLIYKFLLQRDGGEEIAN; from the coding sequence ATGAAAAAATTATTCGCTGAGTTTTTTGGTACCTTTTGGCTAGTATTCGGAGGGTGCGGTAGTGCAGTATTTGCAGCCGGTGTTCCAGACATTGGTATAGGATTATTAGGTGTAGCATTAGCCTTCGGCTTAACAGTTGTTACAATGGCATATGCCGTTGGTCATATTTCCGGAGGACATTTTAATCCTGCTGTTTCTTTCGGGCTTTTAGCTGGTGGAAGATTTAGTGCAAAGGATCTTGTTCCTTATATTATTGCTCAGGTATTGGGAGCGGCGGCGGCAGCTGGTTGTCTTTACATCATCCTGAATGGTGCTGGTGCATTCTCTGCTGAAGGACCGGGAGCATTTGCAACCAACTTCTACGATATGCCAGGCTATAACGGAAGAAGCTATTCTATGGGAGCAGCTTTTCTTGCGGAGTTTTTACTAACAGCTTTCTTCCTGATTATTATTATGGGAGCAACAGATAAATGGGCTAATGGCAAGTTTGCAGGATTGGCAATTGGTTTAGGTTTAACATTAATTCACCTGATTTCAATTCCAATTACCAATACTTCTGTTAACCCGGCAAGATCTACTTCTCAGGCTTTATTTGTAGGTGGAGTAGCATTACAGCAACTATGGCTGTTCTGGGTAGCACCAATCCTTGGTGGTATTGCCGGCGGACTGATCTATAAGTTCTTGCTTCAGCGTGATGGTGGAGAAGAAATTGCTAACTAA
- the aceA gene encoding isocitrate lyase, with the protein MKTIQELQQDWNENPRWAGIIRPYTPEDILRLRGSYKIDYTIAQLMAEKFWNKINSQEYVAGLGALTGNQAVQEVDAGLEAIYLSGWQVAADANLSGEMYPDQSLYPSNSVPAVVKRINNALLRADQIQSVNRVNGDQSKQYLVPIVADAEAGFGGNLNAYELMKQMIEAGAAAVHFEDQLSSAKKCGHLGGKVLVPTQEAINKLIAARLAADVCGVSSIIIARTDADAADLLTSDIDDRDKPFITGERTSEGFFKVNAGVPQAIARGLAYAPYADLLWMETSHPDLEEARQFAEAIHAEYPGKLLAYNCSPSFNWASKLSQQEMETFREDLAALGFRFQFITLAGFHALNYSMFELARAYREHGMAGYSQLQEKEFALQQEGFRAVKHQSFVGTGFFDEIQTIVTAGEAATVALKGSTEAAQF; encoded by the coding sequence AGATATACTCCGGTTACGTGGAAGTTATAAAATAGATTATACCATAGCACAGCTAATGGCTGAGAAGTTTTGGAACAAAATTAATAGCCAGGAGTACGTAGCTGGATTAGGTGCATTAACCGGAAATCAGGCTGTGCAGGAAGTAGATGCCGGGCTGGAAGCAATTTATCTGAGTGGCTGGCAGGTTGCTGCAGATGCAAATCTTTCCGGAGAAATGTATCCAGATCAGTCATTGTATCCTTCCAATTCTGTTCCGGCCGTTGTGAAAAGAATTAATAATGCCTTGTTGCGCGCAGATCAGATTCAGTCTGTTAACAGAGTAAACGGAGATCAGTCAAAGCAATATCTTGTTCCTATTGTTGCTGATGCTGAAGCAGGGTTTGGAGGGAATCTCAATGCTTATGAACTAATGAAACAAATGATAGAAGCCGGAGCAGCAGCAGTACATTTTGAAGATCAGCTTTCTTCTGCAAAAAAATGTGGACATTTGGGCGGCAAAGTATTGGTGCCAACTCAGGAAGCGATTAATAAACTAATTGCAGCGAGATTGGCAGCAGATGTTTGTGGTGTATCGAGTATTATTATAGCGAGAACGGATGCTGATGCAGCAGATTTGCTGACTTCAGATATCGATGACCGAGATAAGCCTTTTATAACCGGAGAGCGTACTTCCGAAGGCTTCTTTAAAGTAAATGCAGGTGTACCGCAGGCAATCGCCAGAGGATTGGCTTATGCACCATATGCAGATTTGTTATGGATGGAAACCTCTCATCCTGATTTAGAAGAAGCGAGACAGTTTGCTGAAGCTATTCATGCTGAATATCCCGGAAAATTATTGGCATATAATTGTTCCCCGTCTTTTAACTGGGCTTCTAAGTTAAGTCAGCAGGAAATGGAAACATTCCGTGAAGATTTAGCAGCATTAGGATTCAGATTCCAGTTTATTACACTTGCCGGATTCCATGCGCTGAATTATTCTATGTTTGAATTAGCAAGAGCGTATCGTGAGCATGGTATGGCAGGATATTCTCAGTTACAAGAGAAGGAATTTGCATTGCAGCAAGAAGGTTTCCGAGCTGTAAAACATCAGTCTTTTGTGGGAACAGGTTTCTTTGACGAAATTCAGACTATTGTTACAGCCGGAGAAGCAGCAACGGTAGCTCTAAAGGGTTCTACAGAAGCTGCTCAATTTTAA